Part of the Aquimarina sp. MAR_2010_214 genome is shown below.
TTTTGATATTCCTGAACCGATAAAGGAAGAAAATATTCTTTTTGAAAATGATTCAAATCAATTGCAAGAAAACATCAATGTTTTATTAGTAGAAGATAATAAAGTGAATCAGTTAATCACAAAAAAAATAATTTCTAACTATGGATTTTGTTGTGACTCTGCATACGATGGTATTGAAGCAGTAGACATGGTTAAGGAAAATGAATATTCAATGGTGTTAATGGATATTATGATGCCAAAAATGGATGGTTTTGAGGCTACAACAAATATAAGAGAGTTTAATAACCAAATACCTATAGTTGCATTAACTGCACTATCAGAAAAATTAAACAAAGAACGTTTTGACGAAGTTGGGATTTTTAAAATTCTTCAAAAACCTGTGAATCCCAAACAACTATATGAAGTGCTTGTAGATTGTAGCAAAAGATAAAGTTATAGCGCCCTTGTTTTTAGGAAGAATTCCTGCTAAAATATTGAAAAAATACAATGATATTCTTTCAATCAGATAATAATCTATAACAATATAGGTTTTCATTAAGATTTTTCAGAAAATCAAATATTTTGTTCTACTGTAAACTATCATAGATCACAGAATTACGGTTTTTCATCGAATATTCTAAGGTTATGGAGTAAAAGACAATATATTTTAATATCTTATTAGTTAAATACTTATTAATATTCTTCAGATGAAATTGAAGGTGCTTCTATATAGTATATGTTTTTTGATACACTCTAATATCGTCTCTTTGGTAGCCCAAGTTTCTGATAAAGGCGTAAGTTCTGATAGTATAATAAAAATTTTAGAAAGATCTTCAAAGTCATTTTCAACACAAACAAATGAAGGGAAAGAAAAAGGTGTCTATTTTCTGGAGCTTGCAGAAAAATTGATCAAAAAAGTTAATGATCCCTTGCTTGAAATAGAGATTAATAGGAAGAAAATGGAATTTTTTCTTGGAACTCGAGATACCATTAGAGTTGAAGAATACTTAGCTAAAAATCTAAAAATCATTAAACAAATAGATAATAAAAGGCAACTAGGATTGTATTATGAAGATCTTGGGGTGCACAAATCCATGCAAGGGAAAAATGAGGAAGGGTATCAAGCTTATCTTATCGCAGAACAATTATTGAGGAAATATGGTAAAACTAAGGATGTAATTGATATCAATTACAACCTTAGTCTAAGATATATAAGAAGGAAAAGGTGGAATGAAGCTATTGAGCATGCTTTAAAATCAGTAAATGCAATAAGGAAAACCGGAGTTAAACCGGATAGAAGAAAGAATTTAAATCTGTTTTTGGCAGAAAGCCATATTAACTTGAAAGAATTTGAGAAAGCAGCACTCTATTTTGACACTATAGAAAGAGAAAAATCTGCGTACTCTGGGAATTTATATTTTGAAGGAAGGTTGTTTTCTAAAAAAGGATTGTATTATAAAGAAATGGAAGACTATAAAAATGCAGCACTTTTTTATAGTCAATCTTTCGACAATCTATTAGAATATCATAGTCAAAGAACAAGAGAAGTAAGCACAGCTCTTGCATTATCAAATCAATTAGATTTGAAAGAAGAGGAAAATAAAAGGATAAAACTAGAAAATGACTTAAAAGCAGAACAATTAGAGAATAGGGGATATATCATTTTGTTAAGCGTGATAATTATTCTGGGATTGGTGTTAATAAGTATAATTCAATATAGAATTTCTTTATATAAGACAAGGGTAAATAAATTACTTCAAAAAAATTACAAAGAATTAGTAGAAGCAAATAAAAAAGTAGATGAAGCATTAGAAGCCAAATCAGAATTTTTGGATTCGGTAACTCATGAACTTCTTACTCCTTTAAATACAATTAAGGGAACTACATTCCTATTGCAAAAAGAAAAATTAACATCATACCAGGTGGATCAAATGAAGTTAATTAATTTGTCTAGTGACTATTTGTTGAATTTGATTGCTGATGTAATCCATTTAAATGAACTTGAAAAAGGGAAACTAGAACTAAAAAATGAGAAATTTGATCTAAAGGCGTTATTAAATAATTTGATAGATTCTTCTGTGTTGATGAAGAATAATAATAATAAGATTCATAGAAAAATAGATCATAATATTCCTGACTATCTAAAAGGAGATGTGCTAAGAGTTTCTCAAATCTTCTTGAATATATTGGATAATGCTTTAAAATTTACTATAAACGGAGATATTTATATTGAAACCTCACTGGTTTCAAAAACAGATAATAATGTAGAGATAGAATTTTCTATCCGAGATACTGGTATAGGCATGTCAGAAATGCAAATTAGTAAAGCTTTTGAAGCTTTTCATCAAGGGTCAGTTAAAATCAATAGAAAATATGGAGGTACAGGATTGGGGTTGTCTATTGTAAAAGAAATACTAAAATTACAAGGGAGCGATATTGTTTTAAAATCGAAACCCGAAGAAGGGACTTTAGTTTTATTTTCGATGAAATTTGATATTCCTGAACAGCGAATAGAAAAAAATATTTTTTCAGGAAATGGTTATGACGAATCACGAGAAGGAATTAATGTCTTATTGGTTGAAGATAATAAAGTAAATCAATTAATTACAGAAAAAATAATTTCAAATTATGGCTTTCACTGCGATTCGGCTAATGATGGTAAAGAAGCGGTAGATATGGTTAAGAAAAATAAATATTCTATGATTTTAATGGATATTATGATGCCAAAAATGGACGGTTTTGAAGCGACAAAGTATATAAAGAAATTTAATAGAGGAATACCTATAGTTGCATTAACTGCAATATCAGAAAAATTAAATAGAAAAAAATTTAATGAAGTTGGGATATACACTGTTCTTCATAAACCTGTAGATCCCGAATTACTTTATGAAACCATTATGGGACACTGTGATAAATAGAAAATTATTTTTTTATAGACTCGACAATTAATTTTGCAGTCTTATCATTTGCTCCCCTGCCACCAAGTTTTTTTTCGAGATCATAGTAATCTAAAAACATAACGGCTCTTTTGTAATCATCAATTATTATTGTAAGCTCTTCTTTAAGTCTTTTAGGATTAAATTCATTTTGTATTAATTCGGTTACAACTGGTTTATCCATAATTAAGTTTACCAAAGAAATATAATCAAGACTAATAACTCGTTTTGCAATTTGATAAGAAATATAACTTCCTTTATAACAAACAACTTCTGGTACTTTAAATAAGGCAGTCTCCAAAGTAGCAGTGCCCGAAGTTACTAAGGCAGCATTACTCAGGCTTAACAGGTCATATGTTCGATTCATAATTAAGTGAACTCCCTGTTTTTTAATAAAAGGAGCATAAAAAGAGGTTTCCTGGCTTGGTGCTCCAGCTATCACAAATTGATAATCTGGAAAATCATCTACAACGGTAAGCATAACCTCAAGCATTTTACGAATTTCTTGTTTTCTGCTTCCAGGAAGTATAGCTATAATGGGGCGGTCATCCAAATTATGCTCAGTCTTAAAGGTTTCGGGCATTATCTGCTTATGATCTGCAATTGCATCAATTAAGGGGTGACCTACAAATTGAACCGGAAATTCATGTTTGTCCTCATAAAAAGATTTTTCAAACGGCAGAATTACATACATCGTATCTACACATCGTTTGATAGATTTTATTCTTCCTTCTTTCCATGCCCATATTTGGGGAGAAATATAATAATGTGTTCTGAATCCTTTTTCTTTTGCCCATTCTGCAATACGCAAATTAAACCCAGGGTAATCTATAAATACAATCGCATCTGGTTGAAAACTTGTTATATCTTGTTTGCAAAGTTTTAGATTTTTAAGAATGGTAAACAAATTTAATAAAACCTCTATAAACCCCATAAATGCCAAATCCTTATAGTGTTTCACCATCGAACCACCAACAGCTTGCATAAGATCTCCACCCCAGAATCTGAATTCTGCTTGAGGATCTTCTTTAAGAATGGATTTCATAAGGTTT
Proteins encoded:
- a CDS encoding response regulator produces the protein MKLKVLLYSICFLIHSNIVSLVAQVSDKGVSSDSIIKILERSSKSFSTQTNEGKEKGVYFLELAEKLIKKVNDPLLEIEINRKKMEFFLGTRDTIRVEEYLAKNLKIIKQIDNKRQLGLYYEDLGVHKSMQGKNEEGYQAYLIAEQLLRKYGKTKDVIDINYNLSLRYIRRKRWNEAIEHALKSVNAIRKTGVKPDRRKNLNLFLAESHINLKEFEKAALYFDTIEREKSAYSGNLYFEGRLFSKKGLYYKEMEDYKNAALFYSQSFDNLLEYHSQRTREVSTALALSNQLDLKEEENKRIKLENDLKAEQLENRGYIILLSVIIILGLVLISIIQYRISLYKTRVNKLLQKNYKELVEANKKVDEALEAKSEFLDSVTHELLTPLNTIKGTTFLLQKEKLTSYQVDQMKLINLSSDYLLNLIADVIHLNELEKGKLELKNEKFDLKALLNNLIDSSVLMKNNNNKIHRKIDHNIPDYLKGDVLRVSQIFLNILDNALKFTINGDIYIETSLVSKTDNNVEIEFSIRDTGIGMSEMQISKAFEAFHQGSVKINRKYGGTGLGLSIVKEILKLQGSDIVLKSKPEEGTLVLFSMKFDIPEQRIEKNIFSGNGYDESREGINVLLVEDNKVNQLITEKIISNYGFHCDSANDGKEAVDMVKKNKYSMILMDIMMPKMDGFEATKYIKKFNRGIPIVALTAISEKLNRKKFNEVGIYTVLHKPVDPELLYETIMGHCDK
- the lpxB gene encoding lipid-A-disaccharide synthase, producing the protein MKYYLIAGEASGDLHGANLMKSILKEDPQAEFRFWGGDLMQAVGGSMVKHYKDLAFMGFIEVLLNLFTILKNLKLCKQDITSFQPDAIVFIDYPGFNLRIAEWAKEKGFRTHYYISPQIWAWKEGRIKSIKRCVDTMYVILPFEKSFYEDKHEFPVQFVGHPLIDAIADHKQIMPETFKTEHNLDDRPIIAILPGSRKQEIRKMLEVMLTVVDDFPDYQFVIAGAPSQETSFYAPFIKKQGVHLIMNRTYDLLSLSNAALVTSGTATLETALFKVPEVVCYKGSYISYQIAKRVISLDYISLVNLIMDKPVVTELIQNEFNPKRLKEELTIIIDDYKRAVMFLDYYDLEKKLGGRGANDKTAKLIVESIKK